One Panicum virgatum strain AP13 chromosome 9K, P.virgatum_v5, whole genome shotgun sequence genomic region harbors:
- the LOC120652186 gene encoding non-specific lipid transfer protein-like 1: MVLTARASAVACLLLALAASAAGAGAGSHSPAPAPAVDCFAAATSLIDCMGYVSPGSTEKTPSKACCGEVKTAVANPTTVGCLCTLAGSKDLPVPIDMKRVLALPGACGASNAAFSKCHISAGSPTEAPTPSAPGGSSSGEATTTPPPQPAAARSSMVTATALAAAAAAPLLAYGYLL, encoded by the exons atggtCCTGAccgcccgcgcctccgccgTGGCGTGCCTtctcctcgcgctcgccgcctccgccgcgggcgcgggagcGGGCTCCCACTCCcctgccccggcgccggcggtcgaCTGCTTCGCGGCGGCCACGAGCCTGATCGACTGCATGGGCTACGTCTCCCCCGGGAGCACGGAGAAGACCCCGTCCAAGGCCTGCTGCGGGGAGGTCAAGACCGCCGTCGCCAACCCCACCACCGTCGGCTGCCTCTGCACCCTCGCCGGCTCCAAGGACCTCCCCGTGCCCATCGACATGAAACGCGTGCTCGCGCTCCCCGGCGCCTGCGGCGCGTCCAACGCCGCCTTCAGCAAGTGCCACA TTTCCGCGGGTTCTCCGACCGAAG CACCAACGCCGTCTGCTCCCGGAGGATCATCGAGCGGCGAGGCGACCACGACACCGCCACCGCaaccagcggcggcgaggagctccaTGGTGACGGCGACCGccctcgcggccgcggcggcggcgccgctgctcgcctACGGCTACCTCCTCTGA
- the LOC120652189 gene encoding zinc finger CCCH domain-containing protein 15 homolog: MGAEAKDTPPPQPAAAEPATATRAQPISAAQFVSWKQRKDAEEATRKAEAAQKRAADIASGAMQMNGRELFQHEPWVFDNNIY; this comes from the exons ATGGGAGCGGAAGCAAAGGATACTCCCCCtccgcagcccgccgccgccgagcccgcgacggcgacgagggcgCAGCCCATTAGCGCAGCGCAGTTCGTCTCCTGGAAGCAGCGCAAG GATGCAGAGGAAGCCACGAGGAAAGCTGAAGCAGCTCAGAAGCGAGCTGCTGATATCGCTTCAGGAGCGATGCAGATGAACGGCCGCGAGCTGTTCCAACACGAGCCCTGGGTGTTCGACAACAACATTTACTGA
- the LOC120652188 gene encoding leucine-rich repeat receptor protein kinase HPCA1-like — MEFIQEGDRSKWKAHSNHSIKCFTKGDIDRMTNNYRTSLGRGAFGEVYEGVLEDGSMVAVKRFIHNVKENFAKELIVHREINHKNVVRLIGCCEEENALMLVIEYVANGNLSDLLHDDNLPIPLDVRLRIAIECAEALAYMHSHMYTQVIHGDIKPGNILLDSNFHTKLSDFGISRLANTDKTMHTKNVIGSIGYMDPLFALDGRLTVKYDVYSFGVVLLELIARKKATTVVDNINIVYAFTSALARGSGGVRGMFDAEIASKDNMKVIEGIAKMAGECLTMEREKRPEMIDVVERLRVLRQKASRQDQASQRSGLFSWARKNKTAPPASANIPANILPSGVCLRRFLFADMKAATNNFDKLLCVSGDGGIGKVYRGMIYGAGTKVAIKRLRLEDSSIINDIYNEIQIMSKHRHCPHLVPLLGYCTEKDEMILVYEYMDRGSLLEHLGTQKPSLTWKQRIEICIAAARGLRYLHELQIIHGNVKSSNILLNEKWVAKITDLSIYSTELLRCLTVIRGTLGYLDPEYLATGRFTEKSDVYSFGVVLFEVLCARRVFDSKLPDEQQALSRWALRCKKEGNLDQIIDPFLMGRINPGRWSLNKFAETAEKCLADCGIDRPFMADVVSDLECALQLQVSAEASGGLAGGSMSDGAMD; from the exons ATGGAATTTATTCAAGAAGGTGATAGATCTAAGTGGAAGGCGCATAGTAATCATAGCATAAAATGCTTCACTAAAGGTGACATAGACAGAATGACCAACAACTATCGAACTAGTCTTGGAAGag gtGCCTTTGGAGAAGTATACGAAGGGGTTCTTGAGGATGGAAGCATGGTTGCGGTGAAAAGGTTTATCCACAATGTGAAAGAAAACTTCGCTAAAGAGCTGATCGTCCATCGTGAAATCAACCACAAGAACGTAGTGAGGCTCATTGGTTGCTGTGAGGAGGAAAATGCCCTTATGCTGGTCATTGAGTATGTCGCTAATGGAAATCTAAGCGATCTTCTTCACGATGACAACCTTCCCATCCCTTTGGATGTAAGACTTAGGATCGCCATCGAGTGTGCGGAGGCGTTGGCATACATGCATTCTCACATGTACACTCAGGTTATCCATGGAGACATCAAGCCTGGTAACATACTCTTAGATAGCAACTTCCACACGAAATTGTCAGACTTTGGAATATCaagactagccaacacggataAGACAATGCACACAAAGAATGTCATAGGAAGCATAGGTTACATGGACCCTCTGTTTGCTTTGGATGGGCGTCTAACTGTGAAGTATGATGTTTATAGCTTTGGAGTTGTTCTCCTCGAACTGATTGCCAGGAAAAAGGCGACGACAGTAGTTGACAACATCAACATTGTTTATGCATTTACTAGTGCTCttgcaagggggtccggaggtgTGAGAGGTATGTTTGATGCTGAAATTGCAAGCAAGGATAACATGAAGGTTATTGAAGGGATTGCAAAGATGGCAGGTGAATGCCTAACGATGGAAAGGGAGAAACGTCCTGAGATGATTGACGTGGTGGAACGTCTTCGGGTGCTACGACAGAAAGCTTCACGTCAGGATCAGGCATCGCAACGCTCAGGTCTGTTCTCTTGGGCTAGGAAGAACAAGACAGCACCTCCAGCTTCAGCGAACATCCCAGCCAATATTTTGCCGTCAGGTGTGTGTCTGCGTCGGTTCTTGTTTGCAGATATGAAGGCTGCGACAAACAACTTTGATAAGTTACTCTGCGTTTCTGGTGATGGTGGAATTGGTAAGGTGTACCGTGGCATGATTTATGGGGCAGGAACGAAGGTGGCTATCAAGCGTTTGCGTTTGGAGGATTCTTCGATTATCAATGACATTTATAATGAGATACAGATAATGTCAAAGCACCGCCACTGTCCTCATCTTGTGCCACTGCTCGGTTACTGCACTGAAAAGGACGAGATGATACTGGTCTACGAATACATGGATCGTGGAAGTTTGCTTGAGCACCTTGGGACCCAGAAGCCATCCCTTACCTGGAAGCAACGTATAGAGATCTGCATTGCTGCAGCTCGTGGCCTGCGCTACCTTCATGAACTACAGATCATCCATGGTAACGTGAAATCGTCAAACATCTTGCTGAATGAGAAATGGGTTGCCAAGATTACGGATCTTTCTATTTATAGTACTGAGCTATTAAGATGCCTTACAGTGATCCGCGGAACTTTAGGTTACCTCGATCCTGAGTACCTCGCGACCGGTCGGTTTACTGAGAAATCAGATGTCTATTCTTTTGGGGTTGTGTTGTTCGAGGTCCTCTGTGCTCGGCGTGTTTTTGATTCCAAACTCCCAGACGAACAACAAGCGCTGTCACGTTGGGCATTGCGATGCAAGAAGGAGGGCAATCTTGATCAGATCATTGACCCATTCCTAATGGGAAGAATTAATCCGGGGAGGTGGAGTCTCAACAAGTTCGCCGAGACTGCTGAGAAGTGCCTTGCTGATTGTGGTATTGACCGTCCGTTCATGGCGGATGTGGTTTCGGACCTGGAGTGCGCTCTTCAGTTGCAGGTGAGCGCCGAGGCGAGTGGAGGACTTGCTGGTGGTAGCATGTCCGACGGAGCCATGGATTAG